TTGCAGGATAAGATTTTGATACATTGATACACGTATTaggttttattttcattaaagaaGGCCTTAAGTTGCACTTTCTCTTCTGCTAAGTTGCTATCATGTAGAGGAAATTGAGGTTGTTAGGAATTTCCACTTGTGATGATGCAATGTATCACAGACCTATATATACAGTCGTCTCTCCTTCCGATCAACTGCCTGAATTAACAGCTCGCCAGACACTTTATCCAGTCATTATGGACTACAAGATTGCTGCCGTCATCTGTGCTGTGCTGCTGTCTGCTACTTTATTACAAGGTACATTTATATGAAGTTataaaatgatttttttattaCGGCATTATTTTTAGCTGACTCATAACTATTACTCCTTCAGGAGCTGCTATACCTCGAGGGAATCGCTGTCTGTGCACCAAATTTTCTAAGAAACTCAAAATAAAGGCAGTTGAAAAGTTGGAGATTTATCCCAGAAGTTCTACATGTGAAAATGTTGAATACATGTAAGTAGATGGCGTGTAGTACGCACAGAATGCGGTCATATGTTAAGGCAATTACTTCACTTATTATGAGTAGTTAAAAATTAAAggatacctttcatcaaaaaaacttttgatatattatagatgaatgtatgcagaataactttacaattgcatgttattaaaaaatatgcttctttctatttaattttccactttgaaaaaatgaccactaggggtctccctaccagtccttttttatatatttcagactcatgctggagtcctaaatctcagactgcagccgggacacagaaaaaaatccctggcagtgagcagtgctgagtttgtctgtgttccggctgcagtctgagatttaggactccagcatgagtctgaaatatataaaaaaggactggtagggagacccctagtggtcattttttcaaagtggaaaattaaatagaaagaagcatattttttaataacatgcaattggaaagttattctgcatacattaatctataatatattaaaatattttttgatgaaaggtaccctttaactaaaTGTTTTCATTCAATGGCAATATTCTCCAACATGCATGCATAGTAgcccagctttaaaggggtattccaggtcaaaactttttttttatatatcaactggcttcggaaagtaaaacagatttgtaaattacttctatttaaaaaaatcttaatccttccaatagttattagcttctgaagttgagttgttgttttctgtctaactgctcttgatgactcacgtcccgggagctgtgcagttcctatggggatattctcccatcatgcacagctcccgggacgtgacatcatcattgagcagttagacagaaaacttcagaagctaataactattggaaggattaagatttttaaatagaaataatttacaaatctgtttaactttccggagccagttgatatatatatataaaaaaaggttttgcctggaatacccctttaagagtgtacagtggtccctcaagttacaatattaattggttccaggacgaccattgtatgttcaaaccattgtatgttgagaccataactcaatggaaacctggtaattggtt
Above is a genomic segment from Hyla sarda isolate aHylSar1 chromosome 1, aHylSar1.hap1, whole genome shotgun sequence containing:
- the LOC130363338 gene encoding C-X-C motif chemokine 10-like — its product is MDYKIAAVICAVLLSATLLQGAAIPRGNRCLCTKFSKKLKIKAVEKLEIYPRSSTCENVEYMAFLKKRSVPICVSPDLKEVKALLRKTNRHLKHIKVIHHQ